A single region of the Alkalispirochaeta americana genome encodes:
- a CDS encoding LuxR family transcriptional regulator, which yields MLGAVPSFVEDCLLAASPGELLGRFAGFIKSFGFDQFMIGDVSCREPHQMRETALQNISNYPSDWLDRYVAAEHYDHDPVCAMARIDDRPFTWKEAAQRFPAKRSQLVMEEAREFSIVGGAGFSIYRPRGIIIGFGLASSAGDMRTDRAALAILKTGAVHFQTAYSLLEESARSDGEETQGRERERSPRDLPLLTAREREVLLWLSWGKSKNEVADLLTVSESCIKRHCENIFKKLGTASVVESVARAVHLGVVNPF from the coding sequence GTGCTAGGCGCAGTCCCTTCCTTTGTGGAGGATTGCCTCCTGGCGGCGTCTCCGGGAGAGCTGCTGGGGCGTTTTGCGGGGTTCATCAAGAGCTTTGGCTTTGATCAGTTCATGATCGGTGATGTTTCCTGCCGCGAACCGCACCAGATGCGGGAGACGGCCCTCCAAAACATCAGTAATTATCCCTCGGACTGGCTGGACCGATACGTAGCGGCAGAGCACTATGACCACGATCCTGTCTGTGCCATGGCCCGGATCGATGACCGGCCCTTCACCTGGAAGGAGGCTGCCCAGCGGTTTCCTGCAAAGCGGTCACAGTTGGTCATGGAAGAGGCCCGGGAGTTTTCCATCGTTGGCGGAGCTGGTTTCTCGATCTATCGACCCCGTGGAATAATTATTGGCTTTGGCCTGGCTTCTTCCGCGGGGGACATGAGGACCGATAGGGCTGCCCTGGCGATCCTCAAGACTGGAGCTGTTCATTTTCAGACAGCCTACTCACTTCTGGAGGAATCCGCCCGTAGCGACGGTGAAGAAACCCAGGGCAGGGAACGCGAGCGTTCACCGCGTGATCTCCCGCTTCTCACGGCGCGCGAGCGGGAGGTGCTTCTGTGGCTCTCCTGGGGAAAGTCAAAGAACGAGGTGGCAGATCTTCTGACGGTGAGCGAATCCTGTATCAAGCGCCATTGTGAGAACATTTTTAAAAAATTGGGAACCGCTTCCGTGGTGGAGAGCGTAGCCCGGGCGGTCCATCTGGGGGTGGTGAACCCCTTCTAG
- a CDS encoding MFS transporter — protein sequence MFKYYLFLRAYPAHVGFGFALTFFSSLGQTFLISLYVPHILADLGISNSAFGGMYAIATIGSALLLIQFGGLIDRRPLPGYVLKTIAILGAASILLGLTRHALILPFALLGLRFGGQGLMSHISQTTLGRFFQEDRGKALSLASLGFPAGEMVFPLVVALLIPLVGWRVSLAVNAAVLLGVLVPALYLFPLDDFDQAKGETASTSLLGISRREILKDPNFRRIAPSAIFLSFSNTAVFFYQLVLAESRGWPVAWYSAVFAGYAAARFAFGLLGGILVDRFSARRLYAVHFLPMILGLLVLAVSPDRWVAVVFLCCAGISLGLHSPIKAAVMAEVHGTANLGAIRSVYTSFLVGGTALGPMVFGLLLDQGIPFGAILTGTALTLGLTVLPSVALAFPAWERGPLCSARTGR from the coding sequence ATGTTCAAATACTATCTCTTTCTCCGGGCGTATCCCGCCCACGTGGGGTTTGGCTTTGCCCTTACCTTTTTTTCGAGTCTGGGCCAGACTTTTCTCATTTCCCTCTACGTGCCCCATATCCTGGCCGATCTGGGCATCTCCAACAGTGCCTTCGGCGGCATGTACGCCATCGCAACTATCGGATCGGCACTCCTGCTGATTCAGTTCGGAGGACTCATAGACCGCCGGCCCCTGCCAGGGTATGTCCTCAAGACCATCGCCATTCTGGGAGCCGCCTCAATTCTTTTGGGACTCACCCGCCATGCCCTGATCCTGCCCTTTGCACTTCTGGGACTCCGTTTCGGCGGCCAGGGGCTCATGAGTCACATCAGCCAGACCACTCTGGGCCGGTTCTTCCAGGAAGACCGGGGAAAAGCCCTGAGCCTGGCCTCGTTGGGGTTTCCCGCTGGAGAGATGGTGTTCCCCCTGGTGGTGGCCCTGCTGATTCCCCTGGTGGGATGGCGCGTAAGCCTGGCGGTGAACGCTGCGGTGCTTCTGGGCGTACTGGTCCCCGCACTCTATCTCTTCCCGCTTGATGATTTCGATCAGGCCAAAGGAGAAACCGCCTCAACCTCTCTCCTTGGCATCTCCCGGCGGGAAATCCTGAAGGATCCGAACTTCAGGCGCATTGCCCCTTCGGCCATCTTTCTGAGCTTCTCCAATACAGCAGTCTTCTTTTACCAGCTGGTCCTTGCCGAAAGCAGAGGCTGGCCAGTAGCCTGGTACAGCGCTGTCTTTGCCGGCTACGCTGCGGCACGCTTCGCCTTCGGGCTCCTGGGAGGGATTCTGGTGGATCGCTTCTCGGCCCGCAGGCTCTACGCAGTTCACTTTCTGCCCATGATTCTGGGGCTCCTGGTCCTGGCTGTTTCGCCGGACCGGTGGGTTGCCGTGGTCTTTCTGTGCTGCGCCGGCATCTCTCTGGGACTCCACAGCCCGATAAAGGCCGCTGTCATGGCCGAGGTTCACGGAACGGCAAACCTGGGAGCCATCCGCAGCGTCTATACCTCCTTTCTGGTGGGAGGAACAGCGCTGGGGCCCATGGTCTTCGGGCTTCTTCTGGATCAGGGGATTCCCTTTGGCGCCATCCTCACGGGAACGGCCCTGACCCTGGGGCTGACGGTGCTGCCTTCGGTTGCCCTGGCCTTTCCCGCCTGGGAGAGAGGCCCCCTTTGTTCAGCCAGAACCGGGCGCTGA
- the mntA gene encoding type VII toxin-antitoxin system MntA family adenylyltransferase antitoxin, which yields MHQKIRDAVTAELATDQRILAIYLLGSAASGRLRADSDIDIAIMTQPGIHISELDRAQIAAALSYRLGRQVDLGMLSSRNLVYANEVLHTGIQLYSRDPGAAALYAANLLGLYLEFNEGRQEILNAYTI from the coding sequence ATGCACCAGAAGATTCGGGATGCCGTTACTGCCGAACTTGCTACAGATCAACGCATCCTCGCAATTTATCTTTTGGGTAGCGCGGCCTCGGGGCGCTTGCGGGCCGACAGTGATATCGACATAGCAATAATGACGCAGCCAGGTATACACATCTCCGAGCTGGATAGGGCTCAGATTGCCGCAGCATTATCTTACCGTCTTGGGCGCCAGGTCGATCTTGGAATGCTGTCATCCAGAAACCTTGTCTATGCTAACGAGGTGTTGCACACCGGCATCCAGCTCTACTCGAGAGACCCCGGAGCGGCGGCGTTATATGCCGCAAATCTCTTGGGCTTGTACCTGGAGTTCAACGAGGGACGACAGGAGATTCTGAATGCCTACACCATCTGA
- a CDS encoding TM7S3/TM198-like domain-containing protein, whose amino-acid sequence MNVSQEMMSALVGASILIGAVQCFLGYRIFKVVLAVTGFLAGGLVAGSITFAITEVETTALLAGAVGGVAGAAVMLGLYVLGVFFIGALLGAVLGVSFSALGGFAPEPVVLLVLAAATGIAAVVLQRIMIILSTSFAGSWSVVIGTAYFVTGRVNPADMGALLRIDQGLLYVLLGCWVALGVAGVVVQLKTTTARSRQRTWRS is encoded by the coding sequence ATGAATGTGTCACAGGAAATGATGAGCGCCCTGGTGGGGGCAAGTATCCTGATTGGGGCGGTGCAGTGTTTTCTGGGATACCGGATCTTCAAAGTTGTCCTGGCCGTTACGGGGTTTCTTGCAGGAGGGCTGGTAGCCGGATCCATCACCTTCGCCATAACCGAGGTAGAAACGACAGCCCTCCTGGCCGGTGCGGTGGGTGGTGTTGCCGGAGCAGCGGTCATGCTGGGGCTCTATGTCTTGGGGGTCTTTTTTATCGGGGCCCTTCTGGGAGCCGTCCTGGGGGTTTCCTTCTCTGCCCTGGGAGGGTTTGCACCGGAACCGGTGGTTCTCCTTGTCCTGGCTGCTGCCACAGGGATCGCTGCCGTGGTATTGCAGCGGATCATGATCATTCTCTCCACCAGTTTTGCCGGTTCCTGGAGCGTTGTCATTGGCACGGCCTATTTTGTCACGGGTCGGGTAAATCCTGCTGATATGGGTGCGCTCCTCCGGATCGACCAGGGTCTGCTCTATGTGCTTTTGGGATGCTGGGTGGCCCTGGGTGTTGCCGGGGTGGTGGTGCAGCTGAAGACAACCACCGCCCGTTCCCGCCAGCGAACCTGGCGGTCCTGA
- a CDS encoding TonB-dependent receptor, which yields MKRYLVGLVLLAAPGVLLYAQNQEKDREEKQKPATLEVVVTADRILTEIVSTAANVTVVTEEEIRSSGATNLPELLDRQAGVSFRSYSNAPQATVDMRGFGEGSGMRVLVLVDGRRQNNPDMSGINWLGIPLDSIERVEILRGGASALYGNHALGGVINIITRTPSPEVPLELTGSLALGSNMENQERLNLSLARERSRLRASVEHFSTDGHRDRSAYRALNFSMGALFDLSDTLEVGLSGRYSNIFYEMPGGLTRAQYKDDPSDATNTDDEANEHHFGLDLDLVWYPTPLARAEIALGYAAKLVETDMESFWPPNEYTDRDLHTFTASPALILDWDLGAVPLRTRLGLDWSWARQEITAWETSSRNTKNYRADLSQWTLGTVASTTAYVTEQLDLGGTLRYDRSTIGAEKDDEGIDSDTTHQALVFALNAVYRPLEYAKVFVSGGTLFRYPALDEQASVQGFGDQFMSNLDPEQGFTLEAGGGLYLGALLRLNASLYWMEMEDEIAWFTIDPVTWEGENRNLDKTRRLGGDLQIQSEPLEQLRISAGYSYIMATFAGGDNKDKEVPLVPNHSLDAQLAVRLLPELGLEFGPALTFRSRSYQGGDDANSEDRVDEYLLTDVFLRLRPRGLPGDLAVSAEVKNIFDETYAPFVNWDAYYPAPGRTFRLAASYRY from the coding sequence ATGAAACGATATCTCGTGGGATTGGTGCTCCTGGCAGCGCCAGGGGTACTTCTCTACGCGCAAAATCAGGAGAAGGACCGGGAGGAAAAGCAGAAACCTGCCACCCTTGAGGTGGTTGTCACAGCAGACCGGATACTCACCGAAATAGTCTCTACCGCCGCAAACGTCACCGTTGTAACGGAAGAGGAGATCCGCAGCTCCGGCGCAACAAACCTGCCGGAACTGCTGGACCGCCAGGCGGGGGTCTCCTTCCGGAGCTACTCCAATGCCCCCCAGGCCACAGTAGACATGAGAGGCTTTGGCGAGGGGTCTGGCATGCGTGTTCTGGTTCTGGTGGACGGACGCCGCCAGAATAACCCCGATATGTCGGGAATTAACTGGCTGGGGATTCCCCTGGATTCCATAGAACGGGTCGAAATACTCCGCGGAGGCGCCAGCGCGCTCTACGGCAACCACGCCCTGGGCGGCGTGATCAACATTATCACCAGAACTCCCTCGCCAGAGGTCCCCCTGGAACTGACGGGGTCTCTCGCACTGGGAAGCAACATGGAAAACCAGGAACGGCTGAACCTCTCCCTGGCCCGGGAGCGGTCCCGTTTGCGCGCCTCGGTCGAGCATTTTTCCACCGATGGCCACCGGGACCGTTCGGCCTACCGGGCTCTCAACTTCTCCATGGGTGCTCTTTTTGATCTCTCCGATACCCTGGAAGTGGGCTTAAGCGGTCGCTACAGCAATATCTTTTACGAGATGCCGGGAGGGCTCACCAGAGCACAGTACAAGGATGACCCAAGCGATGCCACCAACACTGATGACGAAGCCAACGAACATCACTTTGGCCTGGACCTGGATCTGGTCTGGTACCCCACCCCGCTTGCCCGGGCCGAGATCGCTCTGGGCTACGCGGCAAAGCTGGTAGAGACCGATATGGAAAGTTTCTGGCCCCCTAACGAGTACACCGACAGGGATCTTCATACCTTCACGGCCTCACCGGCCCTCATTCTGGACTGGGATCTGGGAGCGGTGCCCCTGCGGACCCGCCTGGGGCTGGACTGGTCCTGGGCCCGCCAGGAGATCACCGCCTGGGAGACCTCAAGCCGCAACACAAAGAATTACCGGGCCGATCTCTCCCAGTGGACCCTGGGAACAGTGGCCTCCACCACGGCCTACGTGACGGAGCAACTCGATCTGGGGGGAACCCTGCGCTACGACCGCAGCACCATCGGGGCCGAAAAGGACGACGAGGGAATCGATAGCGACACCACCCATCAGGCCCTGGTCTTTGCCCTGAACGCAGTCTACCGTCCCCTGGAATACGCCAAGGTTTTTGTCTCGGGGGGAACGCTCTTCCGCTATCCGGCCCTGGACGAACAGGCCTCGGTGCAAGGCTTTGGTGACCAGTTCATGAGCAATCTGGACCCGGAGCAGGGATTCACTCTGGAAGCCGGAGGGGGGCTCTATCTGGGGGCGCTCCTGCGGCTGAACGCGAGCCTCTACTGGATGGAGATGGAAGACGAGATCGCCTGGTTTACTATTGATCCTGTTACGTGGGAAGGCGAAAACAGAAACCTCGACAAGACCCGCCGGCTCGGGGGAGACCTGCAGATACAGAGCGAACCCCTGGAACAACTCCGCATCTCCGCAGGCTACAGCTACATTATGGCCACCTTTGCTGGGGGAGACAACAAGGACAAGGAGGTTCCTCTGGTTCCCAACCACAGCCTGGACGCCCAACTGGCGGTGCGGCTCCTCCCCGAGCTGGGCCTGGAGTTCGGTCCGGCCCTCACCTTCCGCAGCAGGTCCTACCAGGGAGGGGATGATGCCAACAGCGAGGACCGGGTTGATGAGTACCTCCTGACAGATGTCTTTCTGCGGCTGCGGCCCCGGGGACTCCCGGGAGATCTGGCGGTGAGCGCCGAGGTGAAAAACATCTTCGACGAGACCTACGCGCCCTTCGTGAACTGGGACGCTTACTACCCCGCCCCGGGGCGGACCTTCCGCCTTGCTGCGTCCTACCGGTACTGA
- a CDS encoding energy transducer TonB has translation MIPESRNATARDFRDSPSTPSPAGSAPLSVKPSHERGPATLRVHEPRPVEPIVPSYPLADRRRGIEGEVIIRVVISTRGIPLQAEIVQPGPSRSLTRAALKAVESAHFHPGTIDDTPSEMDLQVRIVFTLSNVPGT, from the coding sequence TTGATTCCGGAAAGCCGGAACGCCACCGCCCGGGACTTCAGGGACTCCCCGAGCACACCGTCCCCAGCCGGGTCAGCTCCCCTTTCAGTCAAGCCTTCGCATGAAAGAGGGCCTGCTACCCTGCGCGTCCACGAACCCCGCCCGGTCGAGCCAATTGTTCCCTCCTATCCCCTGGCAGACCGGCGTCGCGGAATTGAAGGAGAAGTCATCATTCGGGTGGTAATCTCTACCCGGGGAATCCCCCTGCAGGCAGAAATTGTCCAACCCGGTCCAAGCCGGAGCCTTACCCGAGCTGCCCTGAAGGCAGTTGAGTCAGCGCACTTTCACCCGGGAACCATCGATGATACGCCCTCGGAGATGGATCTCCAGGTACGCATCGTCTTCACCCTCTCGAATGTTCCCGGAACCTGA
- a CDS encoding efflux RND transporter periplasmic adaptor subunit has translation MPTHHHPLRPLLLTLALYLGLAMATLSLASCRPGPPRGSAPDPEQPPEQEPRPVLVVAVEEAPLVRTIRGSGMVSGIREASVVTETEGPLQRVFFDLGDQVRQGQILLSFDSERETAEVLQARADLDLARIELAAAESLQDRGTVSRAEAARRRAALSGAEARLTAAEKRYNDRQVRAPISGRIAARPIDLEEGTYLGRGVQAARIVDTSRLRTEIGLGEREIAHVRVGSEAQVRVPACSDLWRDARVSAVGAAADPRTGSFPLRVEWENPCPLRTRAGMSVQVRLVPQAAPDHLVVPTEAIIRRGDATFLFLLKDNSLDREDRAVLQEVEVVATLANRAALAGAIAPGDLVVVSALSALRHDDRVIAALQEGTP, from the coding sequence ATGCCGACACACCACCATCCCCTTCGCCCCCTCCTCCTGACCCTGGCCCTCTATCTGGGCCTGGCCATGGCAACCCTCTCCCTGGCATCCTGCCGGCCCGGCCCCCCGCGAGGCTCCGCCCCAGATCCGGAGCAACCCCCGGAACAGGAACCCCGGCCCGTGCTGGTCGTGGCCGTGGAAGAGGCCCCCCTGGTCCGAACCATACGGGGCTCCGGCATGGTCTCGGGAATCAGGGAAGCCTCGGTGGTAACCGAAACAGAAGGCCCCCTGCAGCGGGTCTTCTTTGACCTGGGAGACCAGGTGCGCCAGGGCCAGATCCTTCTCTCCTTTGACAGCGAGCGCGAGACAGCCGAGGTCCTCCAGGCCCGGGCAGATCTGGACCTGGCCAGAATTGAACTGGCTGCTGCAGAATCGCTCCAGGATCGGGGCACCGTCTCCCGGGCCGAGGCAGCCCGCCGCCGGGCCGCCCTGAGCGGAGCCGAGGCACGCCTCACAGCAGCAGAAAAGCGGTACAACGATCGCCAGGTCCGGGCCCCCATCTCGGGCAGGATCGCCGCCAGGCCCATAGATCTGGAAGAGGGAACCTACCTGGGCCGGGGTGTTCAGGCGGCACGCATCGTCGATACCAGCCGGCTACGCACCGAGATTGGTCTGGGAGAACGGGAAATCGCCCACGTCCGGGTAGGCTCCGAGGCCCAGGTCCGTGTCCCGGCCTGCTCCGATCTGTGGAGAGACGCCCGGGTCTCTGCCGTGGGGGCCGCTGCGGACCCCCGAACAGGATCCTTTCCCCTTCGTGTGGAGTGGGAGAACCCCTGTCCCCTGCGCACCCGGGCGGGAATGTCTGTCCAGGTACGTCTGGTTCCCCAGGCAGCACCCGATCACCTGGTGGTCCCCACGGAGGCAATCATCCGCAGGGGAGACGCCACATTCCTCTTTCTCCTGAAAGATAACAGTCTGGACCGGGAAGACCGGGCGGTATTGCAGGAAGTAGAGGTGGTGGCCACCCTTGCCAACCGAGCCGCCCTGGCCGGAGCGATAGCCCCGGGCGATCTGGTGGTGGTGAGCGCCCTCTCGGCTCTTCGGCATGATGACCGGGTTATCGCGGCGCTCCAGGAGGGTACCCCGTGA